One Citrobacter amalonaticus genomic window carries:
- the znuB gene encoding zinc ABC transporter permease subunit ZnuB has protein sequence MIELLLPGWLAGIMLACAAGPLGSFVVWRRMSYFGDTLAHASLLGVAFGLLLDVNPFYAVIAVTLMLAAGLVWLEKRPHLAIDTLLGIMAHSALSLGLVVVSLMSNIRVDLMAYLFGDLLAVTPDDLISIAIGVVIVLAILFWQWRNLLSMTISPDLAFVDGVKLQRVKLLLMLVTALTIGVAMKFVGALIITSLLIIPAATARRFARTPEQMAGVAVGIGMIAVTGGLTFSAFYDTPAGPSVVLCAALLFILSMSKKTAA, from the coding sequence ATGATTGAATTATTACTGCCTGGCTGGTTAGCCGGGATCATGCTGGCCTGCGCGGCGGGTCCATTGGGTTCATTCGTCGTCTGGCGTCGGATGTCCTATTTTGGTGATACGCTGGCGCATGCGTCGCTGCTCGGCGTCGCCTTTGGCCTGTTGTTGGATGTGAACCCTTTCTATGCGGTCATTGCTGTGACGCTGATGCTGGCGGCAGGCCTGGTCTGGCTGGAGAAGCGCCCTCACCTTGCCATCGATACGCTGCTTGGCATTATGGCGCACAGCGCGCTGTCCCTGGGCCTGGTCGTGGTCAGCCTGATGTCGAATATTCGCGTGGATCTGATGGCCTACCTGTTTGGCGATCTGCTGGCGGTTACGCCGGACGATTTGATCTCTATCGCCATTGGCGTGGTGATCGTACTGGCGATCCTCTTCTGGCAATGGCGTAACCTGCTGTCGATGACCATCAGCCCCGATCTGGCGTTTGTTGACGGGGTGAAACTGCAGCGCGTGAAGCTGCTGTTGATGCTGGTCACTGCCTTAACCATTGGTGTGGCGATGAAGTTCGTCGGGGCGCTGATCATAACCTCGTTGCTGATTATCCCGGCGGCGACGGCGCGTCGCTTTGCTCGCACGCCGGAACAGATGGCTGGCGTTGCGGTAGGGATTGGCATGATAGCGGTTACAGGCGGGCTGACCTTCTCGGCCTTCTACGATACCCCTGCGGGTCCCTCAGTGGTGCTGTGCGCCGCGCTGCTGTTTATTCTGAGCATGTCGAAGAAAACAGCGGCCTGA
- a CDS encoding MurR/RpiR family transcriptional regulator: MNMLEKIQSQLEHLSKSERKVADVILASPERTIHCSIATLAQEANVSEPTVNRFCRSMETRGFPDFKLHLAQSLANGTPYVNRNVDEDDSVESYTGKIFESAMASLDHVRQSLDKSAINRAVDLLTQAKKIAFFGLGSSAAVAHDAMNKFFRFNVPVVYSDDVVLQRMSCMNCSDDDVVVLISHTGRTKSLVELAQLARENDAMVIALTSADTPLAREATLAITLDVPEDTDIYMPMVSRLAQLTVIDVLATGFTLRRGAKFRDNLKRVKEALKESRFDKELLIKSNDR; encoded by the coding sequence ATGAATATGCTGGAAAAGATCCAGTCTCAACTGGAACATTTGAGCAAATCTGAACGCAAAGTCGCCGATGTCATCCTCGCCTCACCCGAGCGGACCATCCATTGCAGCATTGCCACGCTTGCGCAGGAAGCCAACGTCAGTGAACCGACGGTGAACCGTTTTTGTCGCAGCATGGAAACCCGGGGCTTCCCTGATTTTAAACTGCATCTGGCACAAAGTCTGGCAAATGGTACCCCTTATGTTAATCGTAATGTGGATGAAGATGACAGTGTCGAGTCCTATACGGGCAAGATTTTCGAATCAGCGATGGCCAGTCTTGACCACGTTCGCCAGTCGCTGGACAAATCGGCGATCAACCGCGCGGTGGATCTCCTGACGCAGGCCAAGAAAATTGCTTTCTTTGGTCTGGGGTCGTCCGCCGCCGTCGCCCATGACGCCATGAACAAGTTTTTCCGTTTCAACGTTCCGGTTGTCTACTCCGACGACGTCGTTTTGCAACGGATGAGCTGTATGAATTGTAGTGACGATGACGTGGTCGTGCTGATTTCGCATACTGGTCGCACCAAGAGTCTGGTCGAACTGGCGCAGCTTGCGCGTGAAAACGATGCCATGGTGATCGCATTAACCTCCGCCGATACGCCGCTGGCGCGTGAAGCCACGCTGGCAATTACGCTCGATGTGCCGGAAGATACTGACATTTATATGCCCATGGTCTCTCGACTTGCGCAGTTGACCGTGATAGATGTGCTGGCTACGGGATTTACTTTGCGCCGTGGGGCAAAATTCAGAGATAACTTGAAGCGTGTCAAAGAAGCGCTCAAGGAATCGCGTTTTGATAAAGAACTGCTCATCAAGAGTAATGACCGCTAA
- the edd gene encoding phosphogluconate dehydratase, protein MNPKLLRVTQRIVERSRETRSAYLARIEQAKSSTVHRSQLACGNLAHGFAACQPDDKASLKSMLRNNIAIITSYNDMLSAHQPYEHYPDIIRKALHQANAVGQVAGGVPAMCDGVTQGQDGMELSLLSREVIAMSAAVGLSHNMFDGALFLGVCDKIVPGLAMAALSFGHLPSIFVPSGPMASGLANKEKVRIRQLYAEGKVDRMALLESEAASYHAPGTCTFYGTANTNQMVVEFMGMQLPGSSFVHPDAPLREALTAAAARQVTRLTGNGNEWMPIGKMIDEKVVVNGIVALLATGGSTNHTMHLVAMARAAGIQINWDDFSDLSDIVPLMARLYPNGPADINHFQAAGGVPVLMRELLNAGLLHEDVNTVAGFGLKRYTLEPWLNNGELDWREGAVKSLDSNVIASFNQPFSHHGGTKVLSGNLGRAVMKTSAVPVENQVIEAPAVVFESQHDVLPAFEAGLLDRDCVVVVRHQGPKANGMPELHKLMPPLGVLLDRRFKIALVTDGRLSGASGKVPSAIHVTPEAYDGGLLAKVRDGDIIRVNGQTGELTLLVDEAELAARQPHIPDLSASRIGTGREMFSALREQLSGAEQGATCIHF, encoded by the coding sequence ATGAATCCAAAATTGTTACGCGTAACACAGCGTATTGTTGAACGTTCCCGTGAGACCCGTTCTGCCTACCTCGCTCGTATAGAACAGGCTAAATCCTCGACCGTTCACCGCTCACAACTGGCATGCGGGAATCTGGCGCACGGATTCGCGGCCTGCCAGCCAGACGATAAAGCCTCTCTGAAAAGCATGTTGCGTAACAATATCGCGATCATCACCTCCTACAACGACATGCTCTCCGCCCATCAACCCTACGAACATTACCCGGATATCATTCGCAAAGCGCTGCATCAAGCCAATGCGGTCGGGCAGGTTGCGGGCGGCGTTCCGGCAATGTGCGACGGCGTGACGCAGGGGCAGGACGGTATGGAGCTTTCGCTGCTGAGTCGCGAAGTGATTGCGATGTCCGCTGCGGTAGGACTCTCTCACAACATGTTCGACGGCGCGCTGTTCCTCGGCGTCTGTGACAAAATCGTCCCGGGCCTGGCGATGGCGGCGTTGTCATTCGGTCATCTGCCTTCCATCTTCGTGCCGTCAGGTCCAATGGCGAGCGGCCTGGCGAACAAAGAGAAAGTCCGCATTCGTCAGCTCTATGCCGAAGGTAAAGTTGATCGCATGGCGCTGCTGGAATCTGAAGCCGCCTCCTATCATGCGCCGGGCACCTGTACGTTCTACGGTACCGCGAACACCAACCAGATGGTGGTGGAGTTCATGGGGATGCAACTGCCGGGATCTTCGTTTGTTCACCCGGATGCTCCGCTGCGTGAAGCGCTGACGGCGGCAGCGGCACGCCAGGTGACGCGCCTGACCGGTAACGGCAACGAATGGATGCCGATCGGCAAAATGATTGATGAGAAAGTGGTGGTGAACGGGATTGTCGCGCTGTTGGCGACCGGCGGTTCAACGAACCACACCATGCACCTGGTGGCGATGGCCCGCGCTGCGGGTATCCAGATTAACTGGGATGACTTTTCTGATCTCTCCGACATCGTGCCGCTGATGGCGCGTCTCTATCCTAACGGCCCGGCGGATATTAACCACTTCCAGGCCGCAGGCGGCGTCCCGGTCCTGATGCGCGAACTGCTGAATGCGGGTCTGCTGCATGAAGACGTCAACACCGTGGCCGGTTTCGGCCTGAAGCGCTACACCCTGGAGCCGTGGCTGAACAATGGTGAACTCGACTGGCGTGAAGGCGCGGTCAAATCGCTGGACAGCAATGTGATTGCCTCCTTTAACCAGCCGTTCTCTCACCATGGCGGCACTAAGGTGCTGAGTGGTAACCTCGGTCGCGCGGTCATGAAAACGTCCGCCGTACCGGTCGAGAACCAGGTGATTGAAGCGCCGGCCGTTGTTTTTGAAAGTCAGCATGATGTCCTGCCGGCCTTTGAAGCAGGTCTGCTTGACCGCGACTGCGTGGTGGTTGTGCGTCATCAGGGACCAAAAGCGAACGGAATGCCAGAATTACATAAACTCATGCCGCCACTTGGTGTATTATTGGACCGTCGTTTCAAAATTGCGTTGGTTACGGATGGTCGACTTTCCGGTGCGTCCGGTAAAGTGCCTTCAGCCATCCATGTAACCCCGGAGGCCTATGATGGCGGACTGCTGGCAAAAGTACGCGATGGCGACATTATTCGGGTGAACGGACAGACAGGTGAATTGACGCTGCTGGTGGATGAGGCGGAGCTTGCCGCTCGCCAGCCGCATATCCCGGATCTGAGCGCATCGCGCATCGGTACGGGGCGTGAAATGTTCAGCGCGCTGCGTGAACAGTTGTCCGGCGCAGAACAGGGCGCAACCTGTATTCATTTTTAA
- the lpxM gene encoding lauroyl-Kdo(2)-lipid IV(A) myristoyltransferase (LpxM is lauroyl-Kdo(2)-lipid IV(A) myristoyltransferase, an enzyme characterized in Escherichia coli and involved in biosynthesis of the form of lipid A found in that species and some closely related species.), with protein sequence METKKNNSEYIPEFEKSFRHPRYWGAWLGVAAMAGIALTPASFRDPLLAKVGRFAGRLGKSSRRRALINLSLCFPERSEAEREAIVDEMFSTAPQAMVMMAELAIRGPEKIQSRVDWEGLEIIEEMRRNNEKVIFLVPHGWGVDIPAMLMASQGQKMAAMFHNQGNPVFDYVWNTVRRRFGGRLHARNDGIKPFIQSVRQGYWGYYLPDQDHGPEHSEFVDFFATYKATLPAIGRLMKVCRARVIPLFPVYNGDTHRLTIQVRPPMDDLLTADDNTIARRMNEEVEIFVGPHPEQYTWILKLLKTRKPGEIQPYKRKDLYPLK encoded by the coding sequence ATGGAAACAAAAAAAAATAATAGTGAGTACATCCCTGAGTTTGAGAAATCCTTTCGCCATCCGCGCTACTGGGGCGCATGGCTGGGCGTCGCGGCGATGGCGGGTATCGCCTTAACGCCTGCGTCCTTTCGCGACCCGCTGCTGGCGAAAGTGGGCCGTTTTGCCGGACGTCTGGGCAAAAGCTCGCGTCGTCGGGCGCTGATTAACCTGTCATTGTGCTTTCCGGAACGTAGCGAAGCTGAGCGCGAAGCTATTGTCGATGAGATGTTTTCAACCGCGCCACAGGCCATGGTGATGATGGCGGAACTGGCGATTCGCGGTCCGGAGAAAATTCAGTCGCGCGTTGACTGGGAAGGGCTTGAGATCATCGAGGAGATGCGCCGTAACAATGAAAAGGTGATCTTCCTGGTGCCGCATGGCTGGGGCGTGGATATTCCGGCGATGCTAATGGCGTCTCAGGGCCAGAAGATGGCGGCGATGTTCCATAATCAGGGAAACCCGGTGTTTGATTACGTCTGGAACACGGTTCGTCGCCGCTTTGGCGGTCGCCTGCATGCGCGTAATGACGGCATCAAGCCGTTCATTCAGTCTGTTCGTCAGGGCTACTGGGGATATTATCTGCCCGATCAGGATCATGGCCCTGAACACAGTGAATTTGTCGATTTCTTTGCCACCTATAAAGCGACGCTGCCAGCCATTGGACGACTGATGAAAGTGTGTCGGGCGCGCGTCATCCCGCTGTTCCCGGTCTATAACGGCGATACCCACCGACTGACGATTCAGGTGCGCCCGCCAATGGACGATCTACTGACCGCAGATGACAACACCATCGCCCGTCGAATGAACGAAGAGGTGGAAATTTTTGTTGGTCCGCATCCCGAGCAATATACCTGGATTCTGAAATTGCTGAAGACCCGCAAACCGGGCGAGATCCAGCCATATAAGCGCAAAGATCTCTACCCCCTCAAATAA
- the mepM gene encoding murein DD-endopeptidase MepM translates to MQQIARSVALAFNNLPRPHRVMLGSLTVLTLAVAVWRPYVYHPESTPIVKTIELEKSEIRSLLPEASEPIDQAAQEDEAIPQDELDDKTSGEAGVHEYVVSTGDTLSSILNQYGIDMGDITQLAASDKELRNLKIGQQLSWTLTADGDLQRLTWEMSRRETRTYDRTAANGFKMSAETQQGDWVNSLMKGTVGNSFVASAKTAGLTSAEISAVIKAMQWQMDFRKLKKGDEFSVLMSREMLDGKREQSQLLGVRLRSEGKDYYAIRAEDGKFYDRNGTGLAKGFLRFPTAKQFRISSNFNPRRTNPVTGRVAPHRGVDFAMPQGTPVLSVGDGEVVVAKRSGAAGYYVAVRHGRTYTTRYMHLRKLLVKPGQKVKRGDRIALSGNTGRSTGPHLHYEVWINQQAVNPLTAKLPRTEGLTGKDRTDYLAQVKEVLPQLRFD, encoded by the coding sequence GTGCAACAGATAGCCCGCTCTGTCGCCCTGGCATTTAATAATCTGCCCAGACCCCATCGCGTTATGCTGGGGTCGCTTACTGTTCTGACACTGGCCGTCGCTGTCTGGCGGCCTTACGTTTATCACCCGGAATCTACCCCCATTGTTAAAACGATCGAACTGGAGAAGAGCGAAATTCGTTCACTGCTCCCGGAGGCCAGCGAGCCTATCGATCAGGCGGCACAGGAAGATGAAGCCATTCCTCAGGATGAGCTGGACGACAAAACCTCAGGAGAAGCGGGCGTCCATGAATATGTCGTTTCGACGGGCGATACCCTCAGCAGCATTCTGAATCAGTACGGCATTGATATGGGGGATATCACTCAGCTTGCTGCGTCCGATAAAGAGCTGCGTAATCTGAAGATTGGTCAACAGCTCTCCTGGACGCTGACCGCGGACGGCGATTTACAGCGTCTGACGTGGGAAATGTCGCGTCGCGAAACCCGTACCTATGATCGTACTGCGGCGAATGGCTTTAAGATGAGCGCCGAAACGCAGCAGGGCGACTGGGTAAACAGCCTGATGAAAGGCACCGTTGGCAACAGCTTCGTCGCCAGTGCGAAAACTGCCGGGCTGACCAGCGCGGAAATTAGCGCGGTGATCAAAGCGATGCAGTGGCAGATGGACTTCCGCAAACTGAAAAAAGGCGATGAGTTCTCTGTGCTGATGTCTCGTGAAATGCTGGACGGCAAGCGTGAGCAGAGCCAGTTGTTGGGCGTGCGTTTGCGTTCAGAAGGTAAAGATTATTACGCTATCCGTGCCGAAGACGGTAAGTTCTACGACCGCAACGGTACCGGGCTGGCGAAAGGCTTCCTGCGTTTCCCGACGGCAAAACAGTTCCGCATTTCGTCTAACTTCAACCCGCGTCGAACTAACCCGGTTACCGGGCGAGTCGCACCGCACAGAGGTGTGGACTTCGCGATGCCGCAGGGGACGCCGGTGCTGTCCGTGGGTGACGGTGAAGTCGTCGTGGCGAAGCGCAGTGGAGCGGCTGGCTATTATGTGGCGGTGCGTCACGGTCGTACCTATACCACGCGCTATATGCACTTGCGTAAGCTGCTGGTTAAACCAGGACAAAAGGTTAAACGTGGCGATCGTATCGCACTCTCCGGTAACACAGGACGTTCTACCGGCCCGCATCTGCACTATGAAGTCTGGATCAACCAGCAGGCGGTTAACCCGCTGACGGCGAAACTGCCGCGTACCGAAGGTCTGACCGGTAAAGATCGTACCGATTACCTGGCGCAGGTCAAAGAGGTTCTGCCGCAGCTACGCTTCGACTAA
- the zwf gene encoding glucose-6-phosphate dehydrogenase: MAVTQTAQACDLVIFGAKGDLARRKLLPSLYQLEKAGQLNPDTRIIGVGRADWDKDAYTMVVREALETFMKEKIDEGLWDTLSARLDFCNLDVNDTAAFTRLGKMLDQKNRTTINYFAMPPSTFGAICKGLGEAKLNAKPARVVMEKPLGTSLATSREINDQVGEYFEECQVYRIDHYLGKETVLNLLALRFANSLFVNNWDNRTIDHVEITVAEEVGIEGRWGYFDQAGQMRDMIQNHLLQILCMIAMSPPSDLTADAIRDEKVKVLKSLRRIDRSNVREKTVRGQYTTGFAQGKKVPGYLEEEGANKSSNTETFVAIRVDIDNWRWAGVPFYLRTGKRLPTKCSEVVVYFKTPELNLFKESWQDLPQNKLTIRLQPDEGVDIQVLNKVPGLDHKHNLQITKLDLSYSETFNQTHLADAYERLLLETMRGIQALFVRRDEVEEAWKWVDSITEAWAMDNDAPKPYQAGTWGPVASVAMITRDGRSWNEFE; the protein is encoded by the coding sequence ATGGCGGTAACGCAAACAGCCCAGGCATGTGACCTGGTCATTTTCGGCGCGAAAGGCGACCTTGCGCGTCGTAAATTGCTGCCTTCCCTGTATCAACTTGAAAAAGCCGGTCAGCTCAACCCGGATACCCGCATTATTGGGGTAGGCCGTGCCGACTGGGATAAAGATGCCTATACGATGGTGGTGCGCGAAGCGCTCGAAACCTTCATGAAAGAGAAGATTGATGAAGGATTGTGGGACACCCTGAGCGCTCGCCTGGATTTCTGCAATCTGGATGTGAACGACACCGCGGCATTTACCCGTCTGGGGAAGATGCTCGATCAGAAAAACCGCACCACGATCAACTACTTCGCTATGCCGCCAAGCACGTTTGGCGCAATCTGTAAGGGACTGGGCGAAGCGAAACTGAATGCCAAACCGGCGCGCGTGGTGATGGAAAAACCGCTGGGTACTTCACTGGCGACATCCCGCGAGATCAACGATCAGGTTGGCGAGTATTTTGAAGAGTGCCAGGTTTACCGTATCGACCACTATCTGGGGAAAGAGACCGTTCTGAACCTGCTGGCGCTGCGTTTTGCCAACTCCCTGTTTGTGAATAACTGGGATAATCGCACGATCGATCATGTGGAAATCACCGTGGCAGAAGAGGTGGGCATTGAAGGGCGTTGGGGTTATTTCGACCAGGCCGGTCAGATGCGCGACATGATCCAGAACCACCTGCTGCAAATTCTGTGCATGATTGCGATGTCGCCGCCGTCGGATCTGACCGCTGACGCCATCCGTGACGAAAAAGTGAAGGTGCTGAAGTCGCTGCGCCGTATCGATCGCTCAAATGTGCGTGAAAAAACCGTTCGCGGTCAGTACACCACCGGCTTCGCTCAGGGCAAAAAAGTCCCGGGCTATCTGGAAGAAGAGGGCGCGAACAAGAGCAGTAACACCGAAACGTTTGTGGCGATCCGCGTGGACATCGATAACTGGCGCTGGGCAGGCGTGCCGTTCTACCTGCGCACCGGTAAGCGTCTGCCGACGAAATGCTCTGAGGTTGTGGTTTACTTCAAAACGCCTGAACTGAACCTGTTTAAAGAGTCCTGGCAGGATCTGCCGCAGAACAAGCTGACCATTCGTCTGCAGCCGGATGAAGGCGTGGATATTCAGGTCCTGAACAAAGTTCCGGGTCTTGACCACAAGCATAACCTGCAAATCACCAAGCTGGATCTGAGCTACTCCGAGACCTTCAATCAAACGCATCTGGCGGATGCTTACGAGCGTCTGCTGCTGGAAACCATGCGCGGTATTCAGGCGCTGTTTGTGCGTCGTGATGAGGTTGAAGAGGCGTGGAAGTGGGTCGACTCCATTACCGAAGCGTGGGCGATGGACAATGATGCGCCGAAACCGTATCAGGCCGGGACCTGGGGACCGGTGGCCTCTGTGGCGATGATCACCCGTGACGGTCGTTCCTGGAACGAATTCGAGTAA
- the znuA gene encoding zinc ABC transporter substrate-binding protein ZnuA → MLHKNTLLFAALSAALWGSATQAANAAVVASLKPLGFIASAIADGVTQTQVLLPDGASEHDYSLRPSDVKRLQGADLVVWIGPEMEAFMEKSVSNIPAAKQVTIAQLKDVKPLLMKGADDDDDEHDHDHDHGEKGDAHHHHGDYNMHLWLSPEIARASAVAIHEKLVELMPQSRAKLDANLKDFEAQLAATDKQVGNELAPLKGKGYFVFHDAYGYYEKHYGLTPLGHFTVNPEIQPGAQRLHEIRTQLVEQKATCVFAEPQFRPAVVEAVARGTSVRMGTLDPLGTNIKLGKTSYSAFLNQLANQYASCLKGD, encoded by the coding sequence ATGTTACATAAAAATACGCTTCTTTTCGCTGCATTATCCGCCGCTCTTTGGGGCAGTGCAACACAGGCGGCAAATGCCGCCGTTGTCGCTTCTCTCAAGCCATTAGGGTTCATTGCTTCTGCCATCGCTGATGGCGTCACGCAGACACAAGTCTTACTTCCGGATGGAGCATCCGAGCATGATTATTCACTACGTCCATCTGACGTAAAACGCTTACAGGGCGCGGACTTAGTTGTCTGGATTGGGCCTGAGATGGAAGCGTTCATGGAAAAGTCCGTCAGCAACATTCCCGCCGCTAAACAGGTAACGATTGCGCAGCTCAAAGACGTGAAACCGTTGCTCATGAAAGGGGCTGACGATGATGATGATGAGCACGACCACGATCATGATCACGGCGAAAAAGGTGACGCACATCACCATCATGGTGATTACAACATGCATCTTTGGCTCTCCCCAGAGATAGCGCGGGCCTCAGCGGTTGCAATCCATGAAAAATTAGTGGAACTTATGCCGCAAAGTCGAGCCAAACTTGACGCCAACCTGAAGGATTTTGAGGCACAATTAGCCGCAACCGATAAGCAGGTCGGTAACGAGCTCGCACCGCTCAAGGGCAAAGGGTATTTCGTTTTTCATGACGCCTACGGCTATTACGAAAAACACTACGGACTCACTCCATTGGGTCACTTCACCGTCAACCCTGAGATACAACCTGGTGCGCAGCGTTTACATGAAATAAGAACACAGTTGGTTGAGCAAAAAGCAACCTGCGTTTTTGCTGAGCCACAGTTCAGGCCAGCGGTCGTTGAAGCCGTTGCGAGAGGGACATCCGTTCGAATGGGAACGTTGGATCCCCTCGGGACAAACATCAAACTGGGTAAAACGAGCTATTCAGCGTTCTTGAACCAACTAGCGAACCAGTATGCGAGCTGCCTGAAAGGAGATTAA
- the pyk gene encoding pyruvate kinase produces the protein MSRRLRRTKIVTTLGPATDRDNNLEKIIAAGANVVRMNFSHGSPEDHKMRADKVREIAARLGRHVGILGDLQGPKIRVSTFKEGKVFLNIGDKFLLDANLGKGEGDKEKVGIDYKGLPADVVPGDILLLDDGRVQLKVLEVQGMKVFTEVTVGGPLSNNKGINKLGGGLSAEALTEKDKADIVTAAQIGVDYLAVSFPRCGEDLNYARRLARDAGCDAKIVAKVERAEAVCDQNAMDDIILASDVVMVARGDLGVEIGDPELVGIQKTLIRRARKLNRAVITATQMMESMITNPMPTRAEVMDVANAVLDGTDAVMLSAETAAGQYPAETVAAMARVCLGAEKIPSINVSKHRLDVQFDNVEEAIAMSAMYAANHLKGVTAIITMTESGRTALMTSRISSGLPIFAMSRHERTLNLTSLYRGVTPVHFDSAAEGVVAASEAVNLLRDKGYLVSGDLVIVTQGDVMSTIGSTNTTRILTVE, from the coding sequence ATGTCCAGAAGGCTTCGCAGAACCAAAATCGTTACGACATTAGGCCCGGCTACCGACCGCGATAACAATCTTGAGAAGATTATCGCCGCTGGTGCTAACGTCGTGCGGATGAATTTCTCTCACGGTTCGCCAGAAGATCATAAAATGCGCGCGGATAAAGTTCGTGAGATCGCTGCCAGATTGGGACGCCACGTAGGCATTCTGGGTGACCTCCAGGGGCCAAAAATTCGCGTCTCGACCTTTAAAGAAGGCAAAGTATTCCTCAACATCGGTGACAAATTTCTTCTGGATGCCAACTTGGGTAAAGGTGAAGGCGACAAAGAAAAAGTCGGCATTGACTACAAAGGTCTGCCGGCAGACGTGGTACCTGGCGACATTTTGCTGCTCGACGATGGTCGCGTGCAGTTAAAAGTGCTGGAAGTTCAGGGCATGAAAGTGTTCACGGAAGTGACCGTGGGCGGCCCGCTCTCCAACAACAAAGGCATCAACAAACTGGGTGGCGGTCTCTCCGCTGAAGCCCTGACCGAAAAAGACAAAGCCGATATCGTGACCGCCGCTCAGATTGGCGTTGATTACCTGGCTGTCTCCTTCCCGCGTTGCGGCGAAGACCTGAACTACGCTCGTCGCCTGGCGCGTGATGCGGGCTGTGATGCCAAGATTGTGGCCAAAGTCGAACGTGCCGAAGCGGTTTGCGATCAGAATGCGATGGATGACATCATTCTGGCCTCTGACGTGGTGATGGTCGCTCGTGGCGACCTCGGCGTTGAGATTGGCGATCCGGAACTGGTCGGCATCCAGAAGACGTTGATTCGTCGCGCACGTAAGTTGAACCGCGCGGTGATTACCGCGACCCAGATGATGGAGTCGATGATCACCAACCCAATGCCAACCCGTGCGGAAGTGATGGACGTCGCGAACGCCGTGCTGGATGGTACCGATGCGGTCATGCTGTCAGCCGAAACGGCGGCAGGCCAGTACCCGGCGGAAACCGTCGCGGCGATGGCGCGCGTCTGCCTGGGTGCAGAAAAAATCCCCAGCATCAATGTCTCTAAACACCGTCTGGACGTACAGTTCGACAATGTTGAAGAAGCGATTGCGATGTCCGCCATGTACGCGGCAAACCACCTGAAAGGGGTGACCGCGATCATTACCATGACGGAATCCGGTCGTACCGCGCTGATGACCTCGCGCATCAGCTCCGGGCTGCCGATTTTCGCCATGTCCCGACATGAGCGTACGCTGAACCTGACGTCGCTGTACCGCGGCGTCACGCCGGTACATTTCGACAGCGCGGCAGAAGGCGTTGTCGCAGCAAGCGAAGCGGTGAATCTGCTGCGTGATAAAGGCTACCTGGTGTCCGGCGATCTGGTGATCGTGACGCAGGGCGACGTGATGAGCACCATTGGCTCAACCAATACCACGCGTATTCTGACCGTCGAGTAA
- the znuC gene encoding zinc ABC transporter ATP-binding protein ZnuC, which produces MTTLVSLENVSVSFGQRRVLSDVSLELRPGKILTLLGPNGAGKSTLVRVVLGLVAPDEGVITRNGKLRIGYVPQKLYLDTTLPLTVSRFLRLRPGTKKDDILPALKRVQAGHLIDAPMQKLSGGETQRVLLARALLNQPQLLVLDEPTQGVDVNGQVALYDLIDQLRRELDCAVLMVSHDLHLVMAKTDEVLCLNHHICCSGTPEIVSMHPEFISMFGPRGAEQLGIYRHHHNHRHDLQGRIVLRRGNGQS; this is translated from the coding sequence ATGACGACTTTGGTTTCACTGGAAAATGTCTCGGTCTCCTTCGGCCAGCGCCGCGTCCTTTCTGACGTTTCGCTTGAACTGAGACCCGGAAAAATTTTAACGCTGCTCGGCCCAAATGGCGCCGGGAAGTCAACGCTGGTTCGCGTCGTTCTCGGACTGGTCGCACCGGATGAAGGCGTGATCACGCGTAACGGTAAGCTGCGAATTGGCTACGTTCCGCAGAAATTGTATCTCGATACCACTCTGCCGCTTACCGTCAGTCGTTTCTTACGCCTGCGCCCCGGCACAAAGAAAGATGACATCCTGCCAGCCCTGAAACGCGTGCAGGCCGGGCATCTGATTGATGCGCCGATGCAAAAGCTCTCCGGTGGCGAGACGCAGCGCGTCCTGTTAGCGCGCGCGCTTCTCAATCAGCCGCAGCTTCTGGTGCTTGACGAACCCACTCAGGGCGTAGATGTCAACGGCCAGGTCGCGCTGTACGACCTTATCGATCAGTTACGTCGTGAGCTGGACTGCGCCGTGCTGATGGTGTCCCACGATCTGCATCTGGTGATGGCAAAAACTGACGAAGTGTTGTGTCTGAATCATCACATTTGCTGTTCAGGTACGCCTGAAATCGTTTCCATGCACCCGGAATTTATCTCGATGTTCGGCCCTCGCGGCGCGGAGCAACTGGGAATTTACCGTCATCATCATAATCATCGCCACGACCTGCAGGGTCGTATTGTGCTGCGCCGGGGAAATGGTCAATCATGA